A genomic region of Phragmites australis chromosome 2, lpPhrAust1.1, whole genome shotgun sequence contains the following coding sequences:
- the LOC133897719 gene encoding serine/threonine protein phosphatase 2A 57 kDa regulatory subunit B' kappa isoform-like — MWKQFIGKLSWKSMKSSSGGSGGGSPPSKPPPVSPRENGAAGKPNVSPLPPAGGAGAEVRSREEAFVQKVNICCVVFDFSDRGKDSPEKERKRQMLMSLVDCIGAAEEPLSETMISACVRMFAVNLFRVFPPKVRSGTAASETEEDDPFFDPSWYHLQVVYEFLLRFVTSPLVDAKVARKYVDSSFVSRLLDLFDSDDPRERDCLKTILHRIYGKFMGNRPFIRKAVSNIFYRFVFEMDHHNGIAELLEVFGSVISGFAKPLKEEHKLFLWKALIPLHKPKTVGVYLPQLTYCITRFIEKEPKLAGTVIRGLLKYWPVTNTQKEMMFLGELEEVLELTDMAEFQKCMVPLFRRIANCLNSSHFQVAERALFLWNNEHLFDMISQYRQVILPLIYPALERNTRWHWNQSVLNVTMNVRKMFLDMDERLLLACQKNFQEEEEKRAATEERRRLMWEQLERSATRGYQPVIAESIFPAPPSSARLVAPTVT, encoded by the exons ATGTGGAAGCAATTTATCGGCAAGCTGTCGTGGAAGTCGATGAAGTCCAGCTCTGGCGGCAGCGGAGGGGGCTCGCCGCCGTCGAAGCCGCCTCCGGTGTCTCCCCGAGAGAATGGAGCCGCGGGGAAGCCGAACGTCTCGCCGCTGCCTCCCGCAGGGGGCGCTGGAGCCGAGGTGAGGTCCAGGGAGGAGGCCTTCGTGCAGAAGGTTAACATTTGCTGCGTGGTGTTCGACTTCTCCGACCGGGGCAAGGACTCGccagagaaggagaggaagcgACAGATGCTCATGTCTCTGGTCGACTGCATTGGCGCCGCCGAGGAGCCCCTCTCGGAGACGATGATCTCGGCGTGCGTGCGCATGTTTGCTGTCAACCTTTTCAGGGTCTTCCCGCCCAAAGTCCGGTCGGGCACCGCGGCTTCGGAGACTGAGGAGGACGATCCATTCTTTGATCCATCCTGGTACCACCTGCAAGTCGTATATGAGTTTCTCCTTAGGTTTGTGACATCGCCGCTTGTCGATGCCAAGGTAGCCAGGAAGTATGTGGATAGTTCTTTTGTCTCGAGGCTGCTCGATCTGTTTGATTCTGATGACCCGAGAGAGAGGGACTGCTTGAAGACTATATTGCATAGGATATATGGCAAGTTCATGGGAAACCGCCCATTCATCCGTAAGGCCGTGAGCAATATCTTCTATAGATTTGTGTTTGAGATGGATCATCATAACGGGATTGCCGAGCTGTTGGAGGTCTTTGGCAGTGTAATAAGTGGGTTTGCGAAGCCATTGAAGGAGGAACACAAGTTGTTCCTATGGAAAGCATTGATTCCACTTCATAAGCCAAAAACGGTGGGAGTGTATCTGCCGCAACTGACATATTGCATTACCCGATTTATTGAGAAGGAACCAAAGCTTGCGGGGACTGTGATCAGAGGCCTGTTGAAGTATTGGCCAGTTACAAACACTCAAAAGGAAATGATGTTCTTAGGGGAGTTAGAGGAGGTGCTGGAGTTGACTGACATGGCTGAATTTCAGAAGTGCATGGTTCCCTTATTCCGGAGGATTGCAAATTGCCTGAATAGCTCTCATTTTCAG GTTGCTGAGAGAGCCTTATTCCTATGGAACAACGAGCACTTGTTTGATATGATCTCCCAATATCGTCAAGTGATCCTACCTCTTATATATCCAGCTCTGGAGAGGAACACCCGTTGGCACTGGAACCAATCGGTACTCAACGTCACGATGAACGTGAGGAAAATGTTCCTCGACATGGATGAGAGATTGCTCCTGGCCTGTCAGAAAAATttccaagaggaagaggagaagcgAGCTGCGACCGAGGAGCGTCGAAGGCTTATGTGGGAGCAGCTGGAGCGGAGTGCCACCCGTGGGTACCAACCAGTGATTGCCGAGTCGATTTTTCCGGCGCCCCCTTCATCAGCTCGTCTGGTAGCCCCCACTGTGACATGA
- the LOC133897728 gene encoding auxin-responsive protein IAA1-like, with protein MSVETERSSTESSAASGLDFEDTALALTLRLPGSTSSLSSSSSSPDPDRKRASYDAEPNHSPLAAASSSEAPPAPKARVVGWPPVRSYRKNALADVAGSSKAKQAAKFVKVAVDGAPYLRKVDLEAYAGYDQLLRALQDKFFAHFTIRKFADDERKLVDAVNGTEYVPTYEDKDGDWMLVGDVPWKMFVETCQRLRLMKSSEAVNLAPRAGR; from the exons ATGTCGGTGGAGACGGAGCGGAGCTCCACCGAGTCCTCTGCCGCCTCCGGCCTCGACTTCGAGGACACCGCCCTCGCCCTCACCCTCCGCCTCCCCGGCTCCACCTCATCGttgtcctcgtcctcctcgtcccCTGACCCCGACCGCAAGCGCGCCTCCTACGACGCCGAACCTAACCACtcccccctcgccgccgcctcctcctccgaagCTCCCCCAGCACCCAA GGCGCGGGTGGTCGGGTGGCCGCCGGTGAGGTCGTACCGCAAGAACGCGCTTGCCGACGTCGCGGGGTCCAGCAAGgccaagcaggccgccaagTTCGTCAAGGTGGCGGTCGACGGCGCGCCCTACCTGCGGAAGGTGGACCTGGAGGCCTACGCCGGCTACGACCAGCTCCTCCGCGCTCTCCAGGACAAGTTCTTCGCCCACTTCACCATCC GGAAGTTCGCGGACGACGAGAGGAAGCTGGTGGACGCGGTGAACGGGACGGAGTACGTGCCGACGTACGAGGATAAGGACGGCGACTGGATGCTCGTCGGTGACGTCCCCTGGAA GATGTTTGTGGAAACCTGCCAACGCCTCCGTCTCATGAAGAGTTCTGAGGCTGTTAACTTAG CACCAAGAGCTGGTCGATGA